The following are encoded together in the Cervus elaphus chromosome 23, mCerEla1.1, whole genome shotgun sequence genome:
- the LOC122681881 gene encoding 40S ribosomal protein S15a-like — protein sequence MVRMNVLADALKSINNAEKRGKRQVLIRPCSKVIVRFLTVMMKHGFIGEFEIIDDHRAGKIVVNLTGRLNKCGVISPRFDVQLKDLEKWQNNLLPSRQFGFIVLTTSTGIMDHEEARRKHTGGKILGFFF from the exons ATGGTGCGCATGAATGTCCTGGCTGATGCTCTCAAGAGTATCAACAACGCCGAAAAGAGAGGCAAACGCCAGGTGCTTATTCGGCCGTGCTCCAAG GTCATCGTCAGGTTTCTAACAGTGATGATGAAGCATGGTTTCATTGGCGAATTTGAAATCATTGATGATCACAGGGCTGGGAAAATTGTTGTGAACCTCACAGGCAGGCTAAATAAGTGTGGAGTGATCAGCCCCAGATTTGATGTGCAACTcaaagatctagaaaaatggcagaatAACCTGCTCCCATCCCGTCAGTTTGGTTTCATTGTACTGACAACCTCAACTGGCATCATGGACCATGAAGAAGCAAGACGAAAACATACAGGAGGGAAAATCCTTGGATTCTTTTTCTAG